The Paraburkholderia acidisoli genome contains a region encoding:
- a CDS encoding protein adenylyltransferase SelO — protein MSFSPGSTDSSGGTSAASSTATLLPASGPIADFERALTVPREDSFAALGTRFYTRLPGAPLPSPYVIGVSQPVAAQLGLAPQAAADPAFAALFSGNFTRERPPSTMSYASVYSGHQFGVWAGQLGDGRALVLGEVEHGGMRNEVQLKGAGRTPYSRMGDGRAVLRSSIREFLCSEAMHHLGIPTTRALAVTGSDLPVRRETLETAAVVTRVAPSFVRFGHFEHFYSQDDVDALRALADHVIARFYPQLRDADDPYLALLDEAVRTTAALMVEWQAVGFCHGVMNTDNMSILGLTIDYGPFGFIDGFDANHICNHSDTQGRYAYRQQPQIGYWNLFCLAQALVPLFGAQYGIADEKKLGERVVADAQASLERFKGHFAPALEDRMRAKLGLEHAQDGDDALANKLFEIMHTNRADFTLTFRHLARVSKHDASGDSAVRDLFLDRAAFDAWAGDYRARLAHETRDDAARAAAMNRVNPKFVLRNHLAQTAIERAAQKDFSEVERLAQVLQRPFDEQPEHASYAALPPDWASSLEVSCSS, from the coding sequence ATGTCGTTTTCACCAGGCTCTACCGATTCTTCCGGCGGCACGTCCGCCGCTTCGTCCACCGCAACGCTGCTGCCCGCGAGCGGCCCGATCGCCGACTTCGAGCGTGCGCTTACCGTGCCGCGCGAGGATTCATTCGCGGCGCTCGGCACGCGTTTCTACACGCGGCTGCCCGGTGCGCCGCTGCCCTCGCCGTATGTCATCGGCGTGTCGCAACCGGTCGCCGCGCAACTCGGCCTCGCCCCGCAAGCCGCCGCCGATCCCGCCTTCGCGGCGCTCTTCAGCGGTAATTTCACGCGCGAACGTCCGCCCTCGACGATGTCGTACGCGTCGGTGTATTCGGGGCATCAGTTCGGCGTGTGGGCGGGCCAGCTGGGCGACGGCCGCGCGCTCGTGCTCGGCGAGGTCGAGCACGGCGGCATGCGCAATGAAGTGCAGCTGAAAGGCGCGGGCCGCACGCCCTACTCGCGCATGGGCGACGGCCGCGCGGTGCTGCGTTCGTCGATCCGCGAATTCCTCTGCTCCGAGGCCATGCATCACCTCGGCATCCCCACCACGCGCGCGCTCGCGGTCACGGGTTCGGACTTGCCGGTGCGGCGCGAAACGCTGGAAACGGCGGCCGTGGTCACGCGCGTCGCGCCGAGCTTCGTGCGCTTCGGCCATTTCGAGCACTTCTATTCGCAAGACGACGTGGACGCGCTGCGCGCGCTCGCCGATCACGTGATCGCGCGCTTCTATCCGCAGTTGCGCGACGCCGACGACCCGTATCTCGCGCTGCTCGACGAAGCCGTGCGCACCACGGCCGCGCTGATGGTCGAATGGCAAGCCGTGGGCTTTTGCCATGGCGTGATGAACACCGACAACATGTCGATACTCGGTCTCACGATCGACTACGGCCCGTTCGGTTTCATCGACGGCTTCGACGCCAATCACATCTGCAATCACTCCGATACGCAGGGCCGCTACGCGTATCGCCAGCAACCGCAGATCGGCTACTGGAATCTCTTTTGCCTCGCGCAGGCGCTCGTGCCGCTGTTCGGCGCGCAGTACGGCATCGCCGACGAGAAAAAGCTCGGCGAACGCGTGGTCGCCGACGCGCAGGCCTCGCTCGAACGCTTCAAGGGCCATTTCGCGCCCGCGCTCGAAGACCGCATGCGCGCGAAGCTCGGTCTCGAACACGCGCAGGACGGCGACGACGCGCTCGCGAACAAGCTGTTCGAGATCATGCACACGAATCGCGCCGACTTCACGCTCACGTTCCGCCATCTCGCGCGCGTGTCGAAGCACGATGCGAGCGGCGACAGCGCGGTGCGCGATCTCTTTCTCGATCGCGCGGCGTTCGACGCGTGGGCCGGCGACTACCGCGCGCGCCTCGCGCACGAAACCCGCGACGACGCCGCGCGCGCCGCCGCCATGAATCGCGTGAACCCGAAATTCGTGCTGCGCAATCACCTTGCGCAAACGGCCATCGAGCGCGCGGCGCAGAAGGACTTCAGCGAAGTCGAGCGCCTCGCGCAAGTGCTGCAACGTCCGTTCGACGAGCAGCCCGAACACGCCTCGTACGCGGCGCTGCCGCCCGACTGGGCGAGTTCGCTCGAAGTCAGTTGCTCTTCGTGA
- a CDS encoding peptidylprolyl isomerase: protein MTLKKTRLWVLLAACAAAPAFAQNIAVVNGTPIPKARADALVEQLVHQGQQDSPQLQTAVREELVNREILMQEAARRGIPNRPDVKAQVAVAQQTVVLRALIEDFVKNNVPTDAEVKARYDQLTKDAGGNEYHLHHILVDNEQQAKDLIAKIKAGASFEDLAKQYSKDPGSAKNGGDLDWSDPKAYVPEFANAATHLQKGQITDTPVHTQFGWHIIRVDDIRPVTPPPLEQVRPQIVQQIQQEKLQAFEENLRKQAKIQ, encoded by the coding sequence ATGACCTTGAAGAAAACCCGTCTCTGGGTGTTGCTGGCTGCTTGCGCGGCGGCTCCCGCGTTCGCGCAGAATATCGCCGTCGTGAACGGCACGCCGATTCCCAAAGCGCGCGCCGACGCACTCGTCGAGCAACTCGTGCATCAAGGCCAGCAGGATTCGCCGCAGCTGCAAACGGCGGTGCGCGAAGAACTCGTGAACCGCGAAATCCTCATGCAGGAAGCGGCGCGCCGCGGCATTCCGAATCGCCCGGACGTGAAGGCGCAAGTCGCCGTGGCGCAGCAGACCGTCGTGCTGCGCGCGCTGATCGAAGACTTCGTGAAGAACAACGTGCCCACCGACGCAGAAGTCAAGGCGCGCTATGACCAGCTGACGAAGGACGCGGGCGGCAACGAATACCACCTGCACCACATCCTCGTCGACAACGAGCAGCAGGCGAAGGATCTGATCGCGAAGATCAAGGCCGGCGCGAGCTTCGAAGACCTCGCGAAGCAGTACTCGAAGGACCCGGGCTCGGCGAAGAACGGCGGCGACCTCGACTGGTCGGACCCGAAGGCCTACGTGCCGGAATTCGCGAACGCGGCCACGCATCTGCAGAAAGGCCAGATCACGGATACGCCGGTGCACACGCAGTTCGGCTGGCACATCATCCGCGTGGACGACATCCGCCCGGTCACGCCGCCGCCGCTCGAACAGGTGCGCCCGCAGATCGTTCAGCAGATCCAGCAGGAAAAGCTGCAAGCGTTCGAAGAGAATCTGCGCAAGCAAGCGAAGATTCAGTAA
- a CDS encoding BolA family protein, with product MSDVFLNASPAERVALIETRLTAALAPIQSLTISDDSAQHAGHAGAAAGGHFSVTIVAAAFAGKARVARHRMVYDALAEAMQRGIHALAITALTPEEAAAQR from the coding sequence ATGAGCGACGTATTTCTCAACGCCAGTCCCGCCGAGCGCGTCGCGCTGATCGAAACGCGCCTCACGGCCGCGCTCGCCCCCATCCAGTCGCTCACCATCAGCGACGACAGCGCGCAGCACGCGGGCCACGCCGGCGCTGCCGCGGGCGGTCATTTCAGTGTCACGATCGTGGCCGCCGCATTCGCGGGGAAAGCCCGCGTGGCAAGGCATCGCATGGTGTATGATGCGCTGGCCGAAGCCATGCAGCGCGGCATTCACGCGCTCGCGATCACGGCGCTCACGCCTGAAGAAGCCGCAGCCCAGCGCTAA
- a CDS encoding septation protein A: MKFLFDLFPIILFFVAFKVWGIFTATAVAIVATLLQIAWVAFRHRKVDPMLWLSLGIVVVFGGATLMLHDETFIKWKPTVLYWAFSIVLLVSQLAFGKNLIEAMMGKQISLPTRIWTQLNFVWSIFFALLGILNLFVAFHFSTDAWVDFKLFGATGILVVFIVGQSLWLSRYMKEEE; encoded by the coding sequence ATGAAATTTCTGTTTGATCTGTTTCCGATCATCCTCTTTTTCGTCGCGTTCAAGGTGTGGGGCATCTTCACCGCGACGGCCGTGGCGATCGTCGCCACGCTGCTGCAGATCGCGTGGGTCGCTTTCCGTCACCGCAAGGTCGACCCCATGCTGTGGCTCTCGCTCGGCATCGTGGTCGTGTTCGGCGGCGCCACGCTGATGCTGCACGACGAAACCTTCATCAAGTGGAAGCCCACGGTGCTCTACTGGGCGTTCTCGATCGTGCTGCTGGTCTCGCAACTGGCGTTCGGCAAGAACCTCATCGAAGCGATGATGGGCAAGCAGATCTCGCTGCCCACGCGCATCTGGACGCAGCTCAATTTCGTGTGGTCGATCTTCTTCGCGCTGCTCGGCATTCTCAATCTGTTCGTCGCGTTCCACTTCTCCACCGACGCGTGGGTCGACTTCAAGCTGTTCGGCGCCACCGGCATTCTCGTGGTGTTCATCGTCGGCCAGAGCCTGTGGCTTTCGCGTTACATGAAGGAAGAAGAATGA
- the msrB gene encoding peptide-methionine (R)-S-oxide reductase MsrB → MSQDDHNSTAYPGHQPDAEWRDKLDETQYQVTRHAATERAFTGKYWDHFDRGVYDCVCCGTPLFESDTKFDAGCGWPSYFRPIDGEVIEEKTDRSHGMLRIEVRCKNCGAHLGHVFEDGPAPTGLRYCINSAALQFEPK, encoded by the coding sequence ATGAGCCAGGACGACCACAACTCCACCGCCTACCCCGGCCATCAGCCCGATGCCGAATGGCGCGACAAGCTCGACGAGACGCAATACCAGGTCACGCGCCACGCGGCCACCGAGCGCGCGTTCACGGGCAAGTACTGGGATCACTTCGATCGCGGCGTGTACGACTGCGTGTGCTGCGGCACGCCGCTGTTCGAGTCGGACACGAAATTCGACGCCGGTTGCGGCTGGCCCAGCTATTTCCGCCCGATCGACGGCGAAGTGATCGAGGAAAAAACCGACCGCTCGCACGGCATGCTGCGCATCGAAGTGCGTTGCAAGAACTGCGGCGCGCACCTCGGCCACGTGTTCGAAGACGGTCCGGCCCCGACCGGCCTGCGGTATTGCATCAATTCGGCTGCGTTACAATTCGAGCCCAAGTGA